The following proteins come from a genomic window of Acinetobacter sp. SAAs474:
- the hemF gene encoding oxygen-dependent coproporphyrinogen oxidase, protein MKNPTSNDIQRVREFLFDLQARICSSLEQQEQQGGGSAQFEIDDWQRGEGGGGRSRVLQNGAVIEKGGVMFSHIHISTLPVSATERHPNIAGAPAQAMGVSLVIHPKNPHVPTSHANIRLFVAEPEGQAPIWWFGGGFDLTPFYPNHDDILSWHQTAYDLCAPFGAHVYPEHKQWCDDYFYLKHRDEQRGVGGLFFDDLNQWDFETCFQYIQAVGEGYLAAILPIFQRNQNKPYTEAQRNFQLYRRGRYVEYNLVYDRGTLFGLQTGGRIESILVSMPPLAAWSYRPEWDQDSAEQQLTQYYLKPHDWLTELNQH, encoded by the coding sequence ATGAAGAATCCTACTTCAAATGATATTCAACGTGTTCGTGAATTTCTATTCGATTTACAAGCTCGAATTTGCTCAAGCTTAGAACAACAAGAACAACAAGGAGGTGGTTCAGCTCAATTCGAGATTGATGACTGGCAACGTGGTGAAGGTGGAGGCGGCCGTTCACGTGTGTTACAAAATGGCGCTGTGATTGAAAAAGGCGGTGTGATGTTCTCTCATATTCATATTTCAACACTACCCGTTTCAGCCACCGAGCGACACCCCAATATTGCAGGAGCACCCGCTCAAGCAATGGGTGTTTCACTGGTTATCCATCCCAAAAATCCACATGTGCCAACATCACATGCCAACATTCGCTTATTTGTTGCAGAACCTGAAGGACAAGCACCGATTTGGTGGTTTGGCGGTGGTTTTGATCTCACACCATTTTATCCCAATCATGATGATATTTTATCATGGCATCAAACTGCTTATGATCTATGTGCTCCGTTTGGAGCGCATGTTTATCCTGAACATAAACAATGGTGTGATGATTATTTTTATCTTAAACATCGTGATGAACAACGTGGTGTTGGTGGTTTATTTTTTGATGATCTGAATCAATGGGACTTTGAAACCTGTTTTCAATATATACAAGCTGTAGGTGAAGGCTATTTAGCGGCTATTTTGCCTATTTTTCAACGCAACCAAAACAAACCCTATACTGAAGCGCAACGTAATTTTCAACTCTATCGCCGAGGACGTTATGTTGAATATAATTTAGTGTATGATCGCGGTACCCTGTTTGGATTGCAAACCGGAGGACGTATTGAATCTATTTTGGTCAGTATGCCACCTTTAGCAGCATGGTCTTATCGACCTGAATGGGATCAAGATTCTGCCGAACAACAACTCACTCAATATTATTTAAAACCACATGATTGGTTAACGGAGTTAAATCAGCACTAA
- a CDS encoding DUF1737 domain-containing protein, whose amino-acid sequence MKVYRYFTGKDDVHFCARVTQALNEGFELYGSPTMTFNGTDVIVGQVLIKEVADLSQVPEGLKEALASR is encoded by the coding sequence ATGAAAGTTTATCGTTATTTTACAGGAAAAGACGACGTGCATTTTTGTGCACGTGTTACGCAAGCATTAAATGAGGGTTTTGAGCTTTATGGTTCACCCACCATGACATTTAATGGCACTGATGTGATTGTAGGGCAGGTATTAATTAAAGAAGTTGCTGACCTGTCACAAGTACCTGAGGGCTTAAAAGAAGCTTTAGCCTCACGATGA
- a CDS encoding acyl-CoA dehydrogenase C-terminal domain-containing protein — protein sequence MPAYKAPLRDIRFLMNEVFDFPSHYQTLSNGEAADHETVDMILESAADFCENVLSPLNQSGDDEGCHFDNGQVTTPKGFKAAYDQFVQAGWQGLSYPEEFGGQNLPMSLNLIKAEMMGTANWSFQMYPGLSVGCINTIMQFGTDQQKQTYLPQLVAGTWSGTMCLTEAQCGTDLGQIKTKAIPQDHGTYAITGTKIFISAGEQDLTENIIHIVLARLPDAPAGTKGISLFIVPKFIPTDTGTLGERNQVTCGSIEHKMGIHASATTVLNFDAATGYLIGEANKGLHAMFTFMNTARIGTAIQGIAHAELSFQGALPYAKTRMSMRTLSGKKDPDHVADAIIHHADVRRMLLTQKAIAEGGRAMIYHAAQLADKMNDALLQGDQAAFTLHDEHLGFYTPILKGFLTELGFEAANHGVQVFGGHGYIKEWGMEQIVRDSRISTLYEGTTGVQALDLIGRKVLLNSKGKVIRDYTAEILKFCGQHARNKYMRRFAWDLTKLCAQWNTLTVRILLAARKDRDIVSSASVDFLMFSGYAMMAYFWAQQAAVASSKLAAGDGAETTEFYKAKIKVADFYFERILPRIQGHAEAMVNPSKTLTALAPEHFSFDY from the coding sequence ATGCCAGCTTATAAAGCTCCTTTACGTGATATTCGTTTTTTAATGAATGAAGTATTTGATTTTCCTTCACATTATCAGACACTTTCCAATGGTGAAGCTGCCGATCACGAAACAGTCGACATGATTTTAGAAAGCGCTGCAGACTTTTGTGAAAATGTGCTCTCTCCACTCAATCAAAGTGGTGACGATGAAGGCTGTCATTTTGATAATGGACAAGTGACGACGCCCAAAGGCTTTAAAGCAGCCTATGACCAATTCGTACAAGCAGGTTGGCAAGGTCTGTCCTATCCTGAAGAATTTGGTGGACAAAACTTACCCATGTCTCTGAATTTAATTAAAGCGGAAATGATGGGAACAGCCAACTGGTCATTTCAAATGTATCCAGGTCTTAGTGTCGGCTGTATCAATACCATTATGCAATTTGGTACTGATCAACAAAAACAGACCTATCTGCCTCAGCTTGTCGCTGGCACATGGTCAGGTACGATGTGTTTAACAGAAGCGCAATGTGGTACTGATTTAGGTCAAATCAAAACCAAAGCCATCCCACAAGACCATGGAACTTATGCCATCACAGGGACAAAGATTTTTATTTCTGCTGGTGAGCAAGATCTAACCGAAAATATTATTCATATTGTATTAGCACGTCTGCCTGATGCGCCAGCAGGGACCAAAGGAATTTCTCTATTCATTGTCCCTAAATTTATTCCAACAGACACAGGTACACTGGGTGAACGTAATCAAGTGACTTGTGGCTCAATTGAACATAAGATGGGAATTCATGCTTCTGCAACGACGGTACTTAACTTTGATGCTGCTACAGGCTATTTGATAGGTGAAGCCAATAAAGGTTTACATGCCATGTTTACCTTTATGAATACAGCACGTATTGGTACAGCAATTCAAGGTATTGCACATGCTGAACTCTCGTTTCAAGGTGCATTACCTTATGCCAAAACACGTATGTCAATGCGTACCCTGTCAGGTAAAAAAGATCCTGATCACGTCGCCGATGCCATTATTCATCATGCCGACGTGCGTCGTATGTTATTAACGCAAAAGGCCATTGCTGAAGGTGGCCGTGCCATGATTTATCATGCTGCACAACTTGCGGATAAAATGAATGATGCCCTGTTGCAAGGTGATCAAGCCGCTTTTACATTACATGACGAACATCTGGGTTTTTATACGCCTATTTTAAAGGGTTTTTTAACTGAATTAGGTTTTGAAGCTGCAAATCATGGCGTACAAGTCTTTGGTGGCCATGGTTATATCAAAGAGTGGGGCATGGAACAAATTGTTCGTGATTCACGTATTTCTACACTTTATGAAGGCACCACGGGTGTCCAAGCATTAGATTTAATTGGTCGTAAAGTACTCTTAAACTCTAAAGGCAAAGTGATTCGTGACTATACCGCAGAGATTTTAAAATTCTGTGGTCAACACGCACGTAATAAATATATGCGTCGTTTTGCTTGGGATTTAACTAAGCTCTGTGCGCAGTGGAATACATTAACAGTGCGTATTTTACTGGCTGCTCGTAAAGATCGTGATATTGTGTCTTCTGCATCTGTTGATTTCTTGATGTTTTCTGGCTATGCCATGATGGCCTATTTTTGGGCACAACAGGCAGCGGTCGCTTCAAGCAAATTGGCAGCAGGTGACGGTGCGGAAACGACAGAATTTTATAAAGCTAAAATTAAAGTTGCGGATTTTTACTTTGAACGTATTCTACCGCGTATTCAAGGTCATGCCGAAGCAATGGTTAATCCATCAAAAACCCTAACAGCCTTAGCGCCTGAACATTTTAGTTTCGATTATTAA
- a CDS encoding MATE family efflux transporter, with protein sequence MIPILVTQFAQAGFGFIDTIMAGHLSANDLAAIAIGVGLWIPIMLLFSGIMIATTPLVAQANGAHTPEKIATIARQSLWVALILGVIAGLILQMMPLLLPLLGIPEILLPKASLFLHAIGLGMPAVTMYAALRGYSEALGYPRPITAISLIALLLLIPLNFIFMYGIGPIPALGSAGCGFATAILQWLMFIALALYIYKANKYQSTQPLSRYEKIDGYWVRRILKLGFPIGLAIFFEVSLFSTAAIVLSPLGEVTIAAHQIAISLTTILFMIPMSLAIALTIRIGIHFGEKNSAAIRKVQILGLITATILALISMTFLWLFRPTIIALYTQDYDVAIIAMHLILFAIAYQLIDAWQVSAAGCLRGMQDTKGPMWITMIAYWMIAFPLGIYLVRYTDLGAAGVWIGLIVGLTVACILLLTRLYRNNQHIQRSFAESN encoded by the coding sequence ATGATTCCTATTTTGGTCACTCAGTTTGCTCAAGCAGGTTTTGGTTTTATTGATACCATTATGGCTGGGCATTTATCTGCCAATGATCTTGCAGCGATTGCCATTGGGGTTGGATTGTGGATTCCCATCATGTTACTTTTTAGTGGCATTATGATTGCAACCACCCCTTTAGTTGCACAAGCAAATGGCGCACATACACCAGAAAAAATTGCGACGATTGCACGCCAATCTTTATGGGTTGCCTTGATTTTAGGTGTTATTGCCGGACTGATTCTACAAATGATGCCATTGTTACTTCCCCTACTTGGCATACCTGAAATCCTGCTGCCTAAAGCAAGTTTATTCTTACATGCGATTGGCTTAGGCATGCCTGCTGTTACCATGTATGCAGCATTACGTGGTTATTCTGAAGCTTTAGGCTATCCAAGACCCATTACTGCAATTAGTTTAATTGCTTTGCTGTTATTAATTCCTTTAAATTTTATTTTTATGTACGGTATCGGCCCTATTCCAGCATTAGGTTCGGCTGGTTGTGGTTTTGCGACTGCAATTTTACAGTGGCTGATGTTTATTGCTTTGGCACTCTATATCTATAAAGCCAACAAATATCAATCAACACAACCTTTAAGCCGCTATGAAAAAATAGATGGCTATTGGGTAAGACGCATATTAAAGCTGGGTTTTCCAATCGGCTTGGCGATTTTTTTTGAAGTCAGCTTATTTAGTACGGCCGCTATCGTATTAAGTCCTCTTGGCGAAGTAACCATTGCAGCACATCAAATTGCAATTTCACTTACCACAATTTTATTTATGATCCCAATGTCTCTGGCCATTGCATTAACGATTCGTATTGGGATACATTTTGGTGAAAAAAATAGTGCCGCTATACGTAAAGTTCAAATCTTAGGATTGATCACTGCAACCATCTTGGCCTTAATCTCCATGACCTTCTTGTGGCTATTTAGACCGACCATCATTGCATTGTATACCCAAGACTATGATGTTGCCATTATTGCTATGCATTTGATTTTATTCGCTATTGCCTATCAGTTAATCGATGCATGGCAAGTTAGTGCTGCAGGATGCCTACGCGGAATGCAAGATACCAAAGGCCCTATGTGGATTACCATGATTGCGTATTGGATGATTGCTTTTCCGCTAGGCATTTATTTGGTTCGTTATACTGATCTGGGTGCAGCAGGTGTCTGGATTGGACTGATTGTTGGTTTAACTGTCGCATGTATCTTATTGCTGACACGGTTATATCGAAACAACCAACATATTCAACGTTCATTTGCTGAATCAAATTAA
- the aroE gene encoding shikimate dehydrogenase has translation MTKQFAVIGNPIEQSRSPELHHAFAKKTAIDLHYAKFLAPLDGFDEQVNKFFQQGGSGMNVTVPFKEQAFALCDVLSPRAKIAKAVNTLWMQDGQLYGDNTDGQGLVDAISALNWNLAQATILILGAGGATRGVIYPLAHAGVKKITIANRTLARAEQLIQDLQHAVPHTMLSAMPLHDLNGQFDIVINATSTSLSGDDLILPDALQFKYAYEMAYGKASSFLDQAQARAVPYSDGYGMLVGQAIESFNIWHNIRPKLTDFLEH, from the coding sequence ATGACAAAACAGTTTGCTGTTATTGGCAATCCGATTGAACAGTCACGTTCTCCCGAGCTACATCATGCGTTCGCAAAAAAAACAGCAATTGATCTGCATTATGCGAAATTCCTTGCACCCCTTGATGGTTTTGATGAGCAAGTCAACAAGTTTTTTCAGCAAGGTGGCAGTGGTATGAATGTCACTGTACCCTTTAAAGAACAAGCCTTTGCACTATGTGATGTATTAAGTCCTCGCGCAAAAATAGCCAAAGCAGTCAATACACTATGGATGCAAGATGGCCAGCTTTACGGCGATAATACGGATGGACAAGGTTTAGTGGATGCCATATCGGCATTAAATTGGAATTTAGCGCAAGCCACGATTTTAATTTTAGGTGCTGGTGGCGCTACACGTGGCGTTATTTATCCATTAGCACATGCAGGCGTCAAAAAAATTACCATTGCGAATAGAACTTTAGCGCGTGCTGAACAATTAATTCAAGACTTACAGCATGCCGTACCTCATACCATGTTAAGCGCGATGCCCCTACATGATTTAAATGGACAATTTGATATTGTCATTAATGCCACCTCAACCAGTTTATCTGGAGATGATCTAATTTTACCTGATGCACTACAGTTTAAATATGCCTATGAAATGGCATATGGTAAAGCATCAAGTTTTTTAGATCAGGCACAGGCACGTGCTGTACCTTATAGTGATGGCTATGGAATGCTAGTTGGTCAAGCTATTGAATCATTTAACATTTGGCACAATATACGCCCCAAATTAACCGATTTTCTTGAGCATTAA
- the hemN gene encoding oxygen-independent coproporphyrinogen III oxidase, which translates to MHTSLVQKYNVPGPRYTSYPTVPYWNEDSFSLALWQKTLKASFDRSNAIEGISLYIHLPFCESLCTFCGCHKRVTKRHEMEAPYIQAVLKEWQLYCELLENKPIIKEIHLGGGTPTFFSAQHLTQLIDGIFALAERAEEYEFSFEGHPNNTTQAHLQALYDLGFRRVSYGVQDYNEKVQTAIHRIQPYANVKQVTEWARAIGYSSISHDLVFGLPFQNLEDVLFTIQQTQRLMPDRIALYSYAHVPWIKGNGQRGFKDQDVPKDELKRQCYEEGKKHLLQYGYHEIGMDHFALATDAMYQSFQQGHLHRNFMGYTASKTQVMIGLGVSAISDSWYSFAQNEKSLENYYARLAANQIPVFKGHVLNAEDLKIRQHILNLMCRFTTSWDDPALQFPEITQVLKQLEEMQQDGLITIDQDRVTILEKGKPFIRNVCMAFDLRLNRKVPNTPIFSMTI; encoded by the coding sequence ATGCACACTTCATTGGTACAAAAATATAATGTTCCTGGCCCACGATATACCAGTTATCCTACCGTTCCGTATTGGAATGAAGATTCATTTTCTTTAGCATTATGGCAAAAAACCTTAAAAGCTTCCTTTGATCGCTCCAATGCTATAGAAGGGATTAGTCTTTATATTCATTTACCTTTTTGTGAAAGTTTATGTACTTTTTGTGGTTGTCATAAACGTGTGACTAAACGCCATGAAATGGAAGCACCCTATATCCAAGCTGTATTAAAAGAATGGCAACTTTATTGTGAGTTACTTGAAAATAAACCCATCATTAAAGAGATTCATTTAGGTGGTGGTACCCCCACCTTTTTTTCAGCGCAACATTTAACGCAATTAATTGACGGAATATTTGCCTTAGCAGAGCGTGCAGAAGAGTACGAGTTTAGTTTTGAAGGACATCCCAACAATACCACACAAGCACATTTACAAGCATTATACGATTTAGGTTTTAGACGTGTCAGTTATGGTGTACAGGACTATAATGAAAAAGTACAAACAGCAATTCATCGTATTCAACCTTATGCCAATGTCAAACAAGTCACCGAATGGGCAAGAGCAATCGGCTATTCGTCTATCTCGCATGATTTAGTTTTTGGTTTGCCTTTTCAAAATTTAGAAGATGTTTTATTTACCATTCAACAAACACAGCGTTTAATGCCTGATCGTATCGCATTATATAGTTATGCGCATGTGCCATGGATTAAAGGTAATGGGCAGCGTGGTTTTAAAGATCAAGATGTGCCTAAAGATGAATTAAAACGTCAGTGCTATGAAGAAGGCAAAAAACATTTGTTGCAATATGGGTATCATGAAATTGGCATGGATCATTTTGCTTTAGCAACAGATGCAATGTACCAATCCTTTCAGCAGGGCCATTTGCACCGTAACTTTATGGGCTATACCGCTTCTAAAACACAGGTCATGATTGGTTTAGGTGTGTCTGCAATTAGTGATAGTTGGTATAGTTTTGCTCAAAATGAAAAAAGTTTAGAAAACTATTATGCCCGTTTAGCAGCCAATCAAATTCCTGTATTTAAAGGTCATGTACTCAATGCTGAAGATTTAAAAATTAGACAGCATATTTTGAACTTAATGTGCCGTTTTACAACATCTTGGGATGATCCTGCATTACAATTTCCCGAAATAACACAGGTGTTAAAGCAACTTGAGGAAATGCAGCAAGATGGTTTAATTACAATCGATCAAGATCGTGTCACTATTTTAGAAAAAGGCAAACCTTTTATTCGTAATGTATGTATGGCTTTTGATTTAAGACTTAATCGGAAAGTGCCTAATACACCTATTTTTTCGATGACGATTTAA
- the hemW gene encoding radical SAM family heme chaperone HemW, whose protein sequence is MSELNPALVPLSLYIHMPWCVRKCPYCDFNSHAVPDGQLSLDLERTYLSALVEDFKTQRSFAQGRKIHSVFIGGGTPSLISANGYQWLFTQLKGLLEFSDECEITLEANPGTVEHDPFADYLQAGINRLSLGVQSFNSAQLKALGRIHHADDAINAIQHARDAGFQRINVDLMHGLPMQSVEQALYDLTLAVEQGATHISWYQLTIEPNTVFFRTQPCLPSEDILEQIQQQGEAYLRKNGFIQYEVSAWRKEQPSAHNLNYWQFGDYLAIGAGAHGKITQPDAIYRFQKTRLPKDYLAKVPAEHLHFKAIEQQELTFEFMMNALRLNAGVPAAMYTERTGLELKTLEQPLSRLRAQKLMVATPQHLACTPQGHMFLNSILQDFL, encoded by the coding sequence TTGTCTGAGTTAAATCCTGCACTTGTGCCATTATCTTTATATATTCATATGCCTTGGTGTGTACGCAAATGTCCATACTGTGATTTTAATTCACATGCGGTTCCTGATGGTCAACTCAGTTTAGATCTAGAGCGGACCTATTTATCTGCATTGGTTGAAGATTTTAAAACACAGCGATCTTTTGCACAGGGACGTAAAATTCACAGTGTTTTTATCGGTGGAGGAACACCTTCTTTAATTTCAGCCAATGGATATCAATGGTTATTTACACAACTTAAAGGATTACTTGAGTTTAGTGATGAGTGTGAAATTACTTTAGAGGCCAATCCCGGTACGGTTGAACATGATCCCTTTGCCGATTATTTACAGGCAGGAATTAATCGTTTATCTCTGGGAGTACAAAGTTTTAATTCTGCACAATTAAAAGCTTTAGGTCGTATTCATCATGCAGATGATGCAATCAATGCGATTCAACATGCACGTGATGCTGGTTTTCAGCGTATTAATGTAGATTTAATGCATGGTTTGCCGATGCAAAGTGTAGAGCAAGCTCTGTATGATTTGACGTTGGCAGTAGAGCAGGGTGCAACGCATATTTCTTGGTATCAATTAACCATAGAACCGAATACGGTATTTTTTAGAACACAACCATGTTTACCATCGGAAGATATTTTAGAGCAAATTCAACAGCAAGGTGAAGCCTATTTACGGAAAAATGGTTTTATACAATATGAGGTTTCTGCATGGCGTAAAGAGCAGCCATCGGCACATAATTTAAACTATTGGCAGTTTGGTGACTATTTGGCAATTGGTGCAGGTGCACATGGCAAAATTACTCAACCAGATGCTATCTATCGCTTTCAAAAAACACGATTACCGAAAGACTATTTAGCCAAAGTCCCAGCAGAACATTTGCATTTTAAAGCGATTGAGCAACAGGAGTTAACGTTTGAGTTCATGATGAATGCATTACGTTTAAATGCTGGTGTGCCAGCCGCAATGTACACTGAGCGTACAGGACTTGAACTCAAGACGTTAGAACAGCCATTGTCCCGTTTACGTGCGCAAAAATTAATGGTAGCTACACCACAGCATTTAGCATGTACACCGCAAGGCCATATGTTTTTAAATTCAATTTTACAGGATTTTTTATAA
- the dxs gene encoding 1-deoxy-D-xylulose-5-phosphate synthase, producing MLYTEIPTLRPETPLLDKIDYPEQLRLLERNQLEQLADELRQFILYAAGKSGGHFAANLGVIELTVALHYCFNTPKDRLIWDVGHQAYPHKALTGRREQLVTIRAKNGLAAFPARDESEFDTFGVGHSSTAISAGLGMALARAYQRDPCEVVAIIGDGAMTAGMAFEAMNDAVAHQANMIVVLNDNDMSISCSTGGFAKHLAAIWQRGESVNISATGEAYVQPHPEWNYNSRLHQAATNAADNLFKAIGFDYFGPFDGHDVEQLSQVFDALKKRQGPRLVHIYTVKGKGFAPAESNQIKYHAITKLTAKPSTQHIAKYSDVFGQWLCDEAKLDPRLLAITPAMCEGSGMVKFAQQYPERFFDVAIAEQHAVTLAAGMACEGAKPVVAIYSTFLQRGYDQLIHDVALQNLDVTFAIDRAGLVGEDGPTHAGAYDYAYMRTIPNMIIMAPKDENECRQMLHTAYLYPGPTAVRYPRGVGVGVDIQQHMTEMEIGKAEIIETFNSQYDEYISVLAFGSRVMPALEAAKLFAAQHEIAVHVVNMRYVKPLDEQLIDMLAEHTMLFVTVEEHALMGGAGSAVNEYLAKAQIVKPILNLALSDQFMHQASHEEMLHDAGLDAKGIEASLHKAWKKLLNSVSL from the coding sequence ATGTTGTATACAGAAATACCAACTCTTCGCCCTGAAACACCACTGCTGGATAAAATTGACTATCCAGAACAGTTACGTTTGCTCGAGCGTAATCAATTAGAACAATTGGCAGATGAGTTGCGTCAATTTATCTTATATGCGGCTGGAAAAAGTGGCGGACATTTTGCTGCAAACTTGGGTGTGATTGAACTTACCGTTGCATTACACTATTGTTTTAATACGCCTAAAGATCGTTTGATTTGGGATGTAGGGCATCAAGCTTATCCGCATAAAGCCTTAACTGGACGTCGTGAGCAACTGGTCACTATTCGTGCCAAAAATGGTTTGGCTGCTTTTCCTGCACGTGACGAATCTGAATTTGACACCTTTGGTGTCGGGCATTCTTCTACCGCAATTTCTGCGGGTCTTGGTATGGCCCTAGCACGTGCATATCAACGTGATCCTTGTGAAGTTGTTGCCATTATTGGAGATGGCGCAATGACAGCAGGTATGGCATTTGAAGCCATGAATGATGCAGTTGCACATCAGGCAAATATGATCGTGGTACTAAATGATAATGATATGTCGATTTCATGTAGTACGGGCGGCTTTGCCAAGCATTTAGCTGCGATTTGGCAGCGTGGAGAATCCGTAAATATCTCTGCTACAGGTGAAGCTTATGTTCAGCCTCATCCAGAGTGGAATTATAATTCTCGCTTACATCAAGCGGCAACCAATGCAGCTGATAATTTATTTAAAGCCATTGGATTTGATTATTTTGGTCCATTTGATGGACATGATGTTGAGCAGCTTAGCCAAGTTTTTGATGCACTCAAGAAACGCCAAGGGCCTCGATTGGTGCATATTTATACGGTAAAAGGCAAAGGATTTGCACCCGCCGAAAGTAATCAGATTAAATATCATGCTATTACCAAATTAACAGCAAAACCATCCACACAGCATATTGCAAAATATTCTGATGTTTTTGGGCAATGGTTGTGTGATGAGGCAAAATTAGATCCACGCTTATTGGCCATTACACCTGCCATGTGTGAAGGTTCAGGCATGGTAAAATTTGCTCAGCAATATCCAGAACGTTTTTTTGATGTCGCGATTGCTGAACAACATGCGGTAACTTTAGCAGCAGGAATGGCTTGCGAAGGTGCTAAACCGGTGGTGGCGATTTACTCAACCTTTTTACAACGAGGTTATGATCAACTTATTCATGATGTTGCATTACAGAATTTGGATGTAACCTTTGCCATCGATCGAGCGGGTTTGGTTGGTGAAGATGGTCCTACACATGCAGGTGCTTATGATTATGCCTATATGCGTACCATTCCCAATATGATTATTATGGCACCTAAAGATGAAAATGAGTGCCGTCAAATGCTACATACCGCCTATCTATATCCAGGTCCTACGGCAGTACGTTATCCGCGTGGTGTGGGTGTGGGTGTTGATATTCAGCAACATATGACTGAAATGGAGATTGGTAAGGCTGAAATTATTGAAACATTTAATTCGCAATATGATGAATATATTTCAGTATTGGCATTTGGCAGTCGTGTTATGCCTGCATTAGAAGCAGCCAAATTATTTGCAGCTCAGCACGAGATTGCTGTGCATGTGGTGAATATGCGCTATGTAAAGCCTTTGGATGAGCAGCTTATTGATATGCTGGCTGAACACACAATGTTATTCGTGACTGTTGAAGAACATGCTTTGATGGGTGGGGCTGGTAGTGCAGTCAATGAATATTTAGCCAAAGCTCAAATTGTTAAGCCGATACTTAATTTGGCTTTGTCTGATCAGTTTATGCATCAGGCAAGTCATGAAGAAATGTTGCATGATGCTGGTCTTGATGCAAAAGGAATTGAAGCTTCTCTGCATAAGGCGTGGAAAAAGCTTTTAAATTCAGTATCTTTATGA
- the ribA gene encoding GTP cyclohydrolase II, with translation MPIKFAATSKLPTAFGEFQITVFQDPETGEEHVALSQGLDVPSDEPVLTRIHSECLTGDAFASLKCDCGPQLQAMLKLINEAGRGVILYLRQEGRGIGLTNKIRAYALQDQGHDTVDANLLLNLPADARSYDMCNIMLDHLNIKSIKLVTNNPLKIKALEQQGIQVVERVPLTVGLNPYNETYLKTKHDRMSHMYQKDDF, from the coding sequence GTGCCTATAAAATTTGCTGCTACGTCTAAGTTACCGACTGCTTTTGGTGAGTTTCAAATTACGGTTTTTCAAGATCCTGAAACAGGTGAAGAGCATGTTGCCCTTTCCCAAGGTTTAGATGTTCCTTCCGATGAACCTGTTCTTACACGGATTCATTCCGAATGTTTAACGGGAGATGCCTTTGCATCCCTAAAATGTGATTGTGGTCCACAATTACAAGCAATGCTCAAACTGATCAATGAGGCTGGTCGAGGTGTGATCTTATACCTTCGTCAAGAAGGTCGTGGTATTGGTTTAACCAATAAAATTCGTGCGTATGCTCTGCAAGATCAAGGTCATGATACGGTCGATGCAAACTTGCTGTTAAATCTACCCGCAGATGCACGCAGTTATGATATGTGTAATATCATGCTCGATCACCTAAACATTAAGTCAATTAAACTTGTTACAAATAACCCATTAAAAATTAAAGCATTAGAACAACAAGGTATTCAGGTCGTTGAACGTGTACCTCTGACTGTCGGTTTAAATCCGTATAACGAAACCTACCTAAAAACCAAACATGACCGTATGTCCCATATGTATCAAAAAGATGATTTTTAG